The DNA region GGAATATAGAGTTGGAGAAGAACTTGAGGCTTCACATGATTTCTTGTGTTATTGTCCATTTTGGGTTGTGGTCTTTTCCCAATGACTAAACTCTTCAAAGTAGTTTCTGACATATGAAGACCCTTTTAACAGTCCTTTTGTAAGTTAATTTAATGGTTCCTTCGTTAATGAGTGGTTTCTTAAGCTTGCTCATTTTTATTAATCGACTCCTTGTTTTGCTCCTTTTTCATTAGACGTGTTTGAAGATTCTGCCCCTTTTTGTATGGTCTTGGTCACTTTGAGGGCCAATGATGGGGCTGTATTGCGATTACAGGCAAAGAGACATGGTCTGCGCTATGTTTCTGTTGTCAGCCTCAAACCCTGGTAGTTTTGATACTATGCTCCATTGAGTTCTTATTCTGAGTTTGCCATGTAAAgttaaatcaataattatgtAAATCAATTTCTTGTAGAGATAGAACAGCCGTGATTGAATAGTAATGCTGTGCAAGCCACTCACTATACAGCTATATGTATACGTACATCAGAATTATGACTTATTAAACAGAAGAATActtgttacaaaaaaaaacaaacaaacaaaccgaAGGATACATCACAATgagtttatttgtttaaattatcaaatatcaaCACAAAGGTGAAAGACCTTTGATGCAGAACAGTGAAAGTGACACAGAGGCTCACAGATGCAGAACGCATCTCAGTGACTGGCCTTCAACGAGCAACTGAAATGCATCGTTTATCTTTTCGAAGGGAAGCTCATGCGTTATGAACTCGTCTAGATCGACCACCTGATGAGACCAAAATGAGTTCAGAACTGGAAATTGACAGGTACTAGTCTATTAAACTGAAAGATAATAGTGGCCggaatgttatatatataccccTCTCATGCACTCTTTAGCAAAACGGGGGAGTTGGCTCTTCCCTTTGAAGCCTCCAAACACAGATCCAGTAAGTCCTCGACCAAGAAACAGCTCCATCGGATGGAGTGGAAGCATTTTTGGGGTTGTATGAATTCCCAGTATCACTGTAAACCCCCATCCCTACAATAATAATAAGCAGCCACTCTTACTAAATAGTTTGACATATGTTAATGCAACTGCATATTATGTACAAGTATAGGAAGTACCTCATGTGTGGAGAGAAAGGCTTCTCGGAGAACATCGGGGTTTCCGATACACTCAAAGCTATAGTCCACACCGCCTTCTGTTATTTCCCTGATTCTCTGCAACAATGAGGTTTTAAGGTTTTAATAAACATTCATATTACAGAAAATACATGATCTTGCAGTCCGGAAGATGAAGAACAtaactacaagtctacaacatTGTTGAAAGCAGTAgtgttcacctggtcagtaATTGACTAAGAGATTCATGGTCAGTTACCGTTATATTTACAACCAaagattgaaaacaaaacaacgcaacttaaaaataattctctccacccttggatgtaaatctaacgGTAACTGGCCATGAATCTCTTGGTTAATTACTGACCATGAATTGAGTAATAATCTGAACTTGAACTGATCGAGTATTCATTATCGATTATATAAAACAGAGCTGACCTCATGCAAAGGCTTTCCAAGATCGGTAGGGTTTATGAAATCTGTGATTCCCATTGTTTGGCCTTTGTTCACATCAAAAAAATAAGTACCAAGcaaataatatagaaatcaCAATCGATCTAAATAccttaatttggttatcaaaattaaacaagGACAAGAAAATACCTATGGTGAATTTCTTGGGGTTAATGTCAATGCCAATTATTTTAGATGCTCCCCTGGCCCTTGCTCCTTCAGCAACCTGACCCAGTTTGCAAGTTGCATTTAATTAGTTTAAGAACACTGGATAATAAAAGGAAAATCCCAGTTGATCAAGACTGGTGCAATTGATGATTAACTAACTGGAAATAATGCATGATAGAGTATGTGTGTTAGATCTCATAATTGTAAAATCTATTATTTAGATTCATGTCAAGTATATGCTTAGTCCTGCACCAAGAAACATGAACATGTAATCTTTCTTTAATCCTGTTTCATGAGAAACGTATGAATTGAGGCATTGAGCTAGTAAACTATAAATAATGAATAATAGTTTTATCGAAAGTCAGCATGTTTATGTTAATTAAAAACTTCCGGTCAGCTATCTATCCGTCAGGGTGCGTGCAtgcaatttcatcaaatataaataatacaaTTCTTCTTTAAAAACAACCTCTATAATCTATTACAACATATATGAGTCTTGTACATGAAAATCATatccaaaaaaatcaaacgAATAGCTAGAAATCAACTTACGGCAAGTCCGACGGCGCCTAAACCGAAAATGGCTACGGTTGAGCCGGGTTGAACATCGGCAACATTCCATGCAGCACCAACTCCTACATATATGTCACAGTTAGAACCATTTTTCATATGTAAAAGTGAAAATGCCTCGCAATTTTGGAACTAGAGGGGACAGCTCTATGAGTCGCAACAAGAATGCCTGGGGTTTGTCTATTGTACATATTGTGTATATGTGTCCAAatgtatgttatatatataagagattTTTAAGGGGGCAAATGATCATTACACAATCACTTGATAtatagcttcttcttcaatcataCTAACATACAAATATTGTATACTAAAATTTTCCAAATGCGAGTTGCATAAGATCGCTATCAAATAAGATGGCTATCAAATtaatgcagaaaaaaaaaaacaaatcagattttgtttgttaatatAGATGTTCATATCCCCAGGCCATTCACCACTGTCCCCATGAGGAAGGGGAAAGCGTtggtttttctctctctaaattttGGGCAATAATCGATGTCCCATGCATCAActtgttcttgaaattttctttgattagCTAAGATAATATAGATAAACATTTTGAACAAGCAGCCCTTCCTTACATTATGGATGCTATTTATTAGTGCTTGGCTCTTTCCAACAAGACAAATATCAAGTCAGATTTGGACCAAAAGACTTGAAGATTCATATCGTCAAACAATGAATATCTCAACATTATAGCATATGGTTACGGGCCGGCAGAACAAGTTGTATGAATTAATTTCGTGTCAAAATTATAGCATATGGTTTCTGCCGGCCGTCGTAAATAACATAACGGAATGGCATGGCCGGTATCAGTGTTGACACATGGAAGCAATAAGTTTGATGCAGACATACCAGTTGAAACGCCACAACTGAGCAACGTCATCTTCTTGAGAGGAGCTTCCGAGTCAATCTTGACAACACAGGCGGACTCGAGAACTGTGTACTCGCTAAAAGTTGATGTGTTGAGAAAATGATATACGGGTTTTCTTTCACCGCCATCCTTGGCTGTTATGGAAAACCTGGTTTTACCATCACTGTTCATCACCGTCTTCATCGGGTTTACTCCAAAGCTGTTGCAGATGTTAGTCTTCTCATGCTTGCAGCTCTTGCAGTCACCACACTCCCCGTTGAAGATAGGGATCACATGATCCCCTTCTTTCATGTCTGTCACTCCTTCACCAATGCTCTCAACGATTCTGCTCATCGATCAAGAAATTACAGGCTATGAATTTCCGATATGTGAGATCGAAATACTCTCAGTAAGTACAAGTACTACTAGTCTACTACCATTACTTACCCGGCGGCTTCATGGCCTAGGATTCGAGGAAAGGCCTGCTGAGCttcattcttcaacaaaacataagaaaagaaaattaactaCTAGTGTTAGAGCAAACATAGGTAGGAAATGTCATCTAACACGATTCGGCTTTTTGTTGTTAGATTGTTAATCTGGAGAGCACGTTAGGTTCTTCATGCATAATGTATAGTCCATGTTCACAACAAAAgcttcttatatatgttgatgaattgAACATATATACCTCTCCTTTCCAAGCACTGAGATCAGTGTGACAGATTGAGGTGAAGAGGATCTTGATTCGGACCTCCTTTTTCTGCGGCGGGTCGACTTGAACTTGTTCCATCACAAAAGGCTCCCCCGGACCCCAAACGACAGCAGCTTCATGATCGACCACCATTTATATCGTCCATGTTAGTTCAAATGTTTGataaaacatatatgcataGTAGTCTGGAGCAGCTCTTACCTCTGCAAGTGATGACCTTTCCGGTTGTCTTCTCCATCTCTCTGTTGGTGTGTGGTTAATCTTAAGCTAAGGATTCTATGATGGTACAGTAATAGTGGTCTGTGCTTTCTGTATCCCCTGTGCAGAATAGTGCTTATATACCCAGAAAAGGAAAGGTAAAAGGAAGAAGACAACCTCAGGGTTTCGGTGGATTGAAGAGGGCAGCTCGCTATAACCCTGTTAACATTTAATGATACATAAGAGCTAGCTATGTGCCTATGTATATGCAATGATGCAAAGGTGATGCAtgccattatatatatatatatacacacacacacacacacacgcaaaGCATAACCAATTTGATAACTCCCTAAATCAAACTCGGGTTGGGGGATTTCTTGCCTGACGTTCGACCCCTAAACCACTCATAGTTTATGACCCTTATACGTATTAGATGGTCAAGACTAATGTAGAGGATGTTTATCTATCATTAATTGACTTAGTAAATTTTgtaaagaaggaaagaatggAAGCCACATGCCTACGGCTACAAGTAAACCATTTGATTAATAGGATGGCAGTGTGGACAATGGCCTAAGACTTGCTCCATGTCCAAGGCAAATTGTTCAAATTTCCAATTCGGAGTATAGGTTACGCTGATGGCACCCAAATTGTCATTTACAATTGTTTTCAAGCTATATCCCATTTGACCTTTGCAGTTTGCACTTaagaaatttcaattcaacaaATTAACCATGTTACGTGAAGGTAATGACATTGAATATCCTATTTTAGAGGTTTTTTTAGCTATAGATGTTGTCAAAGTAGGAAAGCCTTGCTCATATGGTAGGAGGAAGCAAACTTCACTTCTGGTAGATAATTGCTTCCGATGAATATTCCCTTAGCTTTTCTCATTGCATGGGCTAAATGGAGAATGGCTAGCTGCTACCCTGTTCTGCATGTATTCATTTTTGATACCCAAATATATGCAAGCTAGTCACGTAAGTGACAGAACCAGAACCAGTGGACCTTGTTGAAGTTAATCATATATAGAGTCTCAACCAACTCAATTACTGCTTTTCATGTGTTGCTGGCTTATAGTAGGGGCCCTTAAAATTTCTAAGTATGAATTTTCGATGAGGTACGGTGTCTGTTCCATCTATGGTTCTGCTAGCTTTGGCATGACTTGAATATATAGCTGTATATATTGCGCCCTCGATATTACTCATTTATTGGTATATATTCCACAATAATTTGGCGTCCTGCACCGGTAGATATTTTGCAGGAAGAACCGGTAGTTCTTCATTATTATGTGTCTCctcatatatgcatgatgatgcatgcatgtacTGGGAATATGACGTTTTATGAGTCTCATACATCATTTGCTGCTGCATATCTCATTGATGGAGAAACTTTTCTTACTTAGAAAGTTCATTTCTAAGGCATTGATGGAGAAACTTTCCTCTGCCTCTTATTTATATAGAATGGCCTATTTAGGCCAAGTACTACACAACCATTTATGAATCACAAAGACAATCCGGGACAGTGAAAACGAAGCTGAGGATCGGATCACTAGTGCAGAATGCATCTCAGTGACTGGCCTTGGACGAGCAACTGGAACGCATCGTTTATCTTCTCGAAAGGAAGCTCATGTGTTATAAACT from Fragaria vesca subsp. vesca unplaced genomic scaffold, FraVesHawaii_1.0 scf0512956, whole genome shotgun sequence includes:
- the LOC101300873 gene encoding alcohol dehydrogenase-like 3-like; protein product: MEKTTGKVITCRAAVVWGPGEPFVMEQVQVDPPQKKEVRIKILFTSICHTDLSAWKGENEAQQAFPRILGHEAAGIVESIGEGVTDMKEGDHVIPIFNGECGDCKSCKHEKTNICNSFGVNPMKTVMNSDGKTRFSITAKDGGERKPVYHFLNTSTFSEYTVLESACVVKIDSEAPLKKMTLLSCGVSTGVGAAWNVADVQPGSTVAIFGLGAVGLAVAEGARARGASKIIGIDINPKKFTIGQTMGITDFINPTDLGKPLHERIREITEGGVDYSFECIGNPDVLREAFLSTHEGWGFTVILGIHTTPKMLPLHPMELFLGRGLTGSVFGGFKGKSQLPRFAKECMRGVVDLDEFITHELPFEKINDAFQLLVEGQSLRCVLHL